From Alosa sapidissima isolate fAloSap1 chromosome 7, fAloSap1.pri, whole genome shotgun sequence, the proteins below share one genomic window:
- the ube2t gene encoding ubiquitin-conjugating enzyme E2 T yields MQRATRLKRELQMLTTEPPPGISCWQSDDQVDDLRAQIVGGANTPFEGGLFALEIKIPERYPFEPPKIRFLTPIYHPNIDNAGRICLDALKLPPKGAWRPSLNISTVLTSIQLLMAEPNPDDPLMADISSEFKYNKQVYLDKAKSWTEKHAIQRNNGQVKSGEKATELLSKDYSRKREPLKEQPQESKRVCL; encoded by the exons ATGCAGAGGGCCACTCGTCTTAAACGTGAACTTCAGATGCTCACGACTGAGCCACCCCCTGGAATATCATGTTGGCAATCAGATGATCAAGTTGATGACCTTCGAGCTC AAATTGTTGGGGGTGCAAACACGCCATTCGAAGGAGGCTTGTTCGCTCTGGAGATCAAAATACCTGAAAG GTACCCTTTTGAACCACCCAAGATTCGCTTCCTGACTCCAATATATCACCCAAACATTGACAACGCTGGGCGCATTTGTCTGGATGCACTAAAACTTCCACCTAAG GGTGCTTGGAGACCGTCTCTCAACATCTCCACAGTACTCACCTCTATCCAGCTGCTTATGGCCGAGCCTAATCCAGATGATCCGCTCATGGCAGACATT TCATCTGAATTTAAGTACAACAAGCAAGTCTATCTGGACAAAGCCAAGAGTTGGACAGAAAAACATGCCATCCAGAGAAATAAT GGTCAGGTCAAATCTGGAGAAAAGGCTACCGAACTTTTAAGTAAAGACTATTCTCGCAAGAGAGAGCCTCTCAAGGAACAGCCACAAGAGTCTAAGAGAGTCTGTCTGTAG
- the LOC121712764 gene encoding leucine-rich repeat-containing G-protein coupled receptor 6 isoform X2, giving the protein MLQNNQLERLPSEDPWDLPNLLSLRLDANLIMEVPPQTFSGLRSLRHLWLDDNALTEIPAGALNNLASLQAMTLALNRISHIPDNAFRNLSNLVVLHLHNNMIKTLGQNCFEGLYSLETLELNYNELQEFPVAIRTLAKLQELGFHNNNIKAIPEGAFVGNPLLQTINFYENPIQFVGRSAFQFLPKLHTLSLNGATEIQEFPDLKGTTSLEILALTRAGLTTLPQSLCQQLPNLRSLELSHNQIEKLPSFCHCKSLQEIALQHNLIRQIEANTFQQLSSLRSLDLSWNKIETIHPEAFLSLHSLVKLDLTENQLSMLPMEGLSSLTHLKLKGNMALSSSFRQEDFPKIRVIEMPFAYQCCVYGACNSHKSINQWDAEQISEDDDLHKRTIALFPNNYDPDMEEFQLEIEESKLQTSIQCTPLPGPFKPCDYMFDSWGVRLGMWAITLISLVGNGLLIISVFGSPTYLSPVKFVIGAIGGANLLTGLCAGTLAMVDVLTFGEFARHGARWESGTACQTTGFVSIFASEASILFLTLAAVQCSVSVSCVRAYGKSPSFSSVRAAAAACVLLSIAVAALPLGKVGEYGTSPLCLPSPLPEGRPSTLGFMVALIMMNSLCFLVITGTYIKLYWDLMKGEFDSIWDCAMIKHVAWLIFTNCLLYCPVAFLTFSSLLGLFPVAEEVIKSVLLVVLPLPACLNPLLYLLFNPHFREDARLFWSRAKLAPEETLDSFVSMETEKSSYDSTQALVSFAEVDTLFDSSALPKLEVEDRYPWSPSVPLIPCQQKMLTIGRERMAGSMTGICLNEEECLRGNGLDSINGSSFPTGVCHSSPHASHL; this is encoded by the exons ATGTTGCAGAATAATCAGCTCGAGCGATTACCCAGTGAAGACCCATGGGACTTACCCAACTTGCTGTCCTT GCGTCTGGATGCCAACCTGATAATGGAGGTCCCCCCACAGaccttctctggccttcgctcCCTTCGGCATCTCTGGCTGGATGACAACGCGCTGACAGAGATCCCAGCGGGAGCCCTCAATAACCTGGCCTCCCTACAGGCCATGACCCTGGCCCTCAATCGCATCAGCCACATCCCCGACAACGCCTTCCGCAACCTCTCCAACCTGGTCGTGCT GCATCTTCATAACAACATGATCAAAACCCTGGGACAGAATTGCTTCGAGGGACTATATAGCTTAGAGACTCT AGAGCTGAACTACAATGAGCTGCAAGAGTTCCCTGTGGCTATCCGGACCCTGGCGAAGCTTCAGGAACT GGGATTCCACAACAACAATATTAAGGCCATCCCAGAGGGGGCTTTTGTGGGAAACCCACTGCTCCAAACCAT AAATTTCTATGAGAACCCAATCCAGTTTGTGGGCAGGTCTGCTTTCCAGTTCTTACCGAAGCTGCATACTCT CTCCCTAAATGGAGCCacggaaattcaagaattcccAGACCTGAAAGGAACAACAAGTCTGGAAATACT TGCCCTCACCAGGGCTGGTCTCACTACCCTACCACAGAGCCTCTGCCAGCAACTGCCCAACTTGAGATCACT TGAACTGTCCCACAATCAGATTGAAAAGCTCCCAAGCTTTTGTCACTGCAAGTCGCTCCAGGAAAT AGCCCTACAGCACAATCTGATCCGGCAGATCGAGGCGAACACATTCCAGCAGCTGTCCTCCCTGCGCTCACT GGACCTCAGTTGGAACAAGATTGAGACGATTCACCCAGAAGCGTTCTTATCCCTGCACTCTCTGGTCAAACT TGATCTTACAGAAAATCAGTTAAGCATGCTGCCCATGGAGGGACTGTCCAGTCTCACACACCTAAAGCTGAAAGGAAATATGGCCCTGTCCAGTTCTTTCAGGCAGGAGGATTTCCCCAAGATAAG GGTGATTGAAATGCCCTTTGCCTACCAGTGCTGTGTGTATGGTGCCTGCAACAGTCACAAATCCATCAACCAATGGGATGCAGAGCAAATCAGTGAAGACGATGACCTGCATAAGAGGACCATAGCTTTATTTCCTAACAACT ATGACCCCGACATGGAAGAATTCCAATTAGAAATTGAAGAATCCAAACTACAAACCAGCATCCAGTGCACACCACTCCCAG GTCCCTTTAAGCCCTGCGACTACATGTTTGATAGCTGGGGTGTGCGGCTGGGAATGTGGGCTATCACTCTCATCTCGCTGGTGGGCAACGGTCTGCTGATCATCAGCGTCTTCGGCTCACCCACCTACCTGTCCCCGGTCAAGTTTGTCATTGGCGCCATCGGCGGCGCCAACCTCCTGACTGGTCTGTGCGCGGGCACACTGGCCATGGTGGACGTGCTGACGTTCGGCGAGTTTGCGCGGCACGGCGCCCGCTGGGAGTCAGGGACGGCGTGCCAGACGACGGGCTTTGTCTCCATCTTCGCCTCGGAGGCTTCCATCCTCTTCCTGACGCTGGCGgctgtgcagtgcagtgtgtcggtgtcgtgcgtgcgtgcctacGGCAAGTCGCCGTCCTTCAGCAGCGTGCGGGCAGCCGCCGCCGCCTGCGTCCTGCTCTCCATCGCAGTGGCGGCGCTGCCGCTCGGCAAGGTGGGCGAGTACGGCACGTCGCCCCTCTGCCTGCCCTCCCCCTTGCCCGAGGGCCGGCCATCCACGCTGGGCTTCATGGTAGCGCTCATCATGATGAACTCCCTCTGCTTCCTGGTCATCACCGGCACCTACATCAAGCTATACTGGGACCTAATGAAGGGCGAGTTCGACAGCATCTGGGACTGCGCCATGATCAAGCACGTGGCCTGGCTCATCTTCACCAACTGCCTGCTCTACTGCCCCGTGGCCTTCCTCACCTTCTCCTCCTTGCTGGGCCTCTTCCCCGTGGCCGAGGAGGTCATCAAGTCCGTCCTGCTGGTGGTGCTGCCGCTGCCAGCGTGCCTCAACCCGCTGCTCTACCTCCTCTTCAACCCGCACTTCCGCGAGGACGCCCGCCTCTTCTGGAGCCGCGCCAAGCTGGCCCCTGAGGAGACGCTAGATTCCTTTGTGTCCATGGAGACCGAGAAGAGCTCCTACGACTCCACGCAGGCCCTGGTGTCGTTCGCCGAAGTGGATACCCTATTCGACTCCTCCGCCTTGCCCAAGCTGGAGGTTGAGGACCGTTACCCCTGGTCACCCTCCGTGCCTCTCATCCCCTGCCAACAGAAGATGCTGACCATTGGCAGAGAGCGTATGGCCGGGTCTATGACGGGAATTTGCCTCAACGAGGAGGAGTGTTTGAGAGGCAATGGGCTGGACAGCATCAATGGCAGCTCCTTCCCCACTGGAGTATGTCACTCATCTCCCCACGcatctcatttgtaa
- the LOC121712764 gene encoding leucine-rich repeat-containing G-protein coupled receptor 6 isoform X1 — MLALLLMLLQFASRSQAHGTQSASLPASLCPAPCQCQEDGILLIVDCSELGLSAVPGNLSPLTSYLDLSMNNISEIQPNAFHNLHFLSELRLSGNHLRHIPGLVFQGLYNLKVLMLQNNQLERLPSEDPWDLPNLLSLRLDANLIMEVPPQTFSGLRSLRHLWLDDNALTEIPAGALNNLASLQAMTLALNRISHIPDNAFRNLSNLVVLHLHNNMIKTLGQNCFEGLYSLETLELNYNELQEFPVAIRTLAKLQELGFHNNNIKAIPEGAFVGNPLLQTINFYENPIQFVGRSAFQFLPKLHTLSLNGATEIQEFPDLKGTTSLEILALTRAGLTTLPQSLCQQLPNLRSLELSHNQIEKLPSFCHCKSLQEIALQHNLIRQIEANTFQQLSSLRSLDLSWNKIETIHPEAFLSLHSLVKLDLTENQLSMLPMEGLSSLTHLKLKGNMALSSSFRQEDFPKIRVIEMPFAYQCCVYGACNSHKSINQWDAEQISEDDDLHKRTIALFPNNYDPDMEEFQLEIEESKLQTSIQCTPLPGPFKPCDYMFDSWGVRLGMWAITLISLVGNGLLIISVFGSPTYLSPVKFVIGAIGGANLLTGLCAGTLAMVDVLTFGEFARHGARWESGTACQTTGFVSIFASEASILFLTLAAVQCSVSVSCVRAYGKSPSFSSVRAAAAACVLLSIAVAALPLGKVGEYGTSPLCLPSPLPEGRPSTLGFMVALIMMNSLCFLVITGTYIKLYWDLMKGEFDSIWDCAMIKHVAWLIFTNCLLYCPVAFLTFSSLLGLFPVAEEVIKSVLLVVLPLPACLNPLLYLLFNPHFREDARLFWSRAKLAPEETLDSFVSMETEKSSYDSTQALVSFAEVDTLFDSSALPKLEVEDRYPWSPSVPLIPCQQKMLTIGRERMAGSMTGICLNEEECLRGNGLDSINGSSFPTGVCHSSPHASHL; from the exons GCGTCTCTCCGGCAATCACCTGAGACACATCCCTGGACTGGTGTTCCAAGGCCTCTACAACCTCAAAGTTCT GATGTTGCAGAATAATCAGCTCGAGCGATTACCCAGTGAAGACCCATGGGACTTACCCAACTTGCTGTCCTT GCGTCTGGATGCCAACCTGATAATGGAGGTCCCCCCACAGaccttctctggccttcgctcCCTTCGGCATCTCTGGCTGGATGACAACGCGCTGACAGAGATCCCAGCGGGAGCCCTCAATAACCTGGCCTCCCTACAGGCCATGACCCTGGCCCTCAATCGCATCAGCCACATCCCCGACAACGCCTTCCGCAACCTCTCCAACCTGGTCGTGCT GCATCTTCATAACAACATGATCAAAACCCTGGGACAGAATTGCTTCGAGGGACTATATAGCTTAGAGACTCT AGAGCTGAACTACAATGAGCTGCAAGAGTTCCCTGTGGCTATCCGGACCCTGGCGAAGCTTCAGGAACT GGGATTCCACAACAACAATATTAAGGCCATCCCAGAGGGGGCTTTTGTGGGAAACCCACTGCTCCAAACCAT AAATTTCTATGAGAACCCAATCCAGTTTGTGGGCAGGTCTGCTTTCCAGTTCTTACCGAAGCTGCATACTCT CTCCCTAAATGGAGCCacggaaattcaagaattcccAGACCTGAAAGGAACAACAAGTCTGGAAATACT TGCCCTCACCAGGGCTGGTCTCACTACCCTACCACAGAGCCTCTGCCAGCAACTGCCCAACTTGAGATCACT TGAACTGTCCCACAATCAGATTGAAAAGCTCCCAAGCTTTTGTCACTGCAAGTCGCTCCAGGAAAT AGCCCTACAGCACAATCTGATCCGGCAGATCGAGGCGAACACATTCCAGCAGCTGTCCTCCCTGCGCTCACT GGACCTCAGTTGGAACAAGATTGAGACGATTCACCCAGAAGCGTTCTTATCCCTGCACTCTCTGGTCAAACT TGATCTTACAGAAAATCAGTTAAGCATGCTGCCCATGGAGGGACTGTCCAGTCTCACACACCTAAAGCTGAAAGGAAATATGGCCCTGTCCAGTTCTTTCAGGCAGGAGGATTTCCCCAAGATAAG GGTGATTGAAATGCCCTTTGCCTACCAGTGCTGTGTGTATGGTGCCTGCAACAGTCACAAATCCATCAACCAATGGGATGCAGAGCAAATCAGTGAAGACGATGACCTGCATAAGAGGACCATAGCTTTATTTCCTAACAACT ATGACCCCGACATGGAAGAATTCCAATTAGAAATTGAAGAATCCAAACTACAAACCAGCATCCAGTGCACACCACTCCCAG GTCCCTTTAAGCCCTGCGACTACATGTTTGATAGCTGGGGTGTGCGGCTGGGAATGTGGGCTATCACTCTCATCTCGCTGGTGGGCAACGGTCTGCTGATCATCAGCGTCTTCGGCTCACCCACCTACCTGTCCCCGGTCAAGTTTGTCATTGGCGCCATCGGCGGCGCCAACCTCCTGACTGGTCTGTGCGCGGGCACACTGGCCATGGTGGACGTGCTGACGTTCGGCGAGTTTGCGCGGCACGGCGCCCGCTGGGAGTCAGGGACGGCGTGCCAGACGACGGGCTTTGTCTCCATCTTCGCCTCGGAGGCTTCCATCCTCTTCCTGACGCTGGCGgctgtgcagtgcagtgtgtcggtgtcgtgcgtgcgtgcctacGGCAAGTCGCCGTCCTTCAGCAGCGTGCGGGCAGCCGCCGCCGCCTGCGTCCTGCTCTCCATCGCAGTGGCGGCGCTGCCGCTCGGCAAGGTGGGCGAGTACGGCACGTCGCCCCTCTGCCTGCCCTCCCCCTTGCCCGAGGGCCGGCCATCCACGCTGGGCTTCATGGTAGCGCTCATCATGATGAACTCCCTCTGCTTCCTGGTCATCACCGGCACCTACATCAAGCTATACTGGGACCTAATGAAGGGCGAGTTCGACAGCATCTGGGACTGCGCCATGATCAAGCACGTGGCCTGGCTCATCTTCACCAACTGCCTGCTCTACTGCCCCGTGGCCTTCCTCACCTTCTCCTCCTTGCTGGGCCTCTTCCCCGTGGCCGAGGAGGTCATCAAGTCCGTCCTGCTGGTGGTGCTGCCGCTGCCAGCGTGCCTCAACCCGCTGCTCTACCTCCTCTTCAACCCGCACTTCCGCGAGGACGCCCGCCTCTTCTGGAGCCGCGCCAAGCTGGCCCCTGAGGAGACGCTAGATTCCTTTGTGTCCATGGAGACCGAGAAGAGCTCCTACGACTCCACGCAGGCCCTGGTGTCGTTCGCCGAAGTGGATACCCTATTCGACTCCTCCGCCTTGCCCAAGCTGGAGGTTGAGGACCGTTACCCCTGGTCACCCTCCGTGCCTCTCATCCCCTGCCAACAGAAGATGCTGACCATTGGCAGAGAGCGTATGGCCGGGTCTATGACGGGAATTTGCCTCAACGAGGAGGAGTGTTTGAGAGGCAATGGGCTGGACAGCATCAATGGCAGCTCCTTCCCCACTGGAGTATGTCACTCATCTCCCCACGcatctcatttgtaa